The sequence below is a genomic window from Lysobacter stagni.
GCCCAGCGACTGCTGCAACTGGGCCAGCGTGTTGACGTTGCGGCGCGACAGCGCGAGGTAGGCGCGCTTGCGTCGCAGCGGATCGCCCGGCAGCGGTTGCAGCGGCGACGGCAGGCCGGCCTCGCGGCAGGCGCGCTCGAGGATCAGCGCATTGCTCAGGCCGTAGTCCTCGAGCACATAGCAGACCGGGCGGCCGGTCCATTCCTCGGGGATCTCGGCCGCGGGATTGCGCGGTTCGATGGTCAGCTGCACCCACGGGGCCATCAACCGGCCCAGCAGCTTGGCCCACCACGGGCGACGCGGTTCGCCGGCACGACGCGGGCCGCGACGGCCGCGGTCGGCATCGGTGGGGCTGGCGATCGGCAGTTCGGTCTGGGCCGGGTCGACGGCCGGACGCGCAGCGTCCTCGGCCACCGGTCCGGCGGTCGGTTCGCCGGCGTCACCGTCGGTGCGCTCGGTCGTGGAGGGGGCGGCCGTGGCGTCCTTGTCGGCTTCCGGGAAAGGCAGAGGGGTCTGTTTCGGCATCGCGGGCATTATGCCTTTCGCGGCTGTAACCGCGTTCAGCCCGCCGGGGCGCCCGTCGGCGCGGCGGCTGTGGCCGCCGGACGGTCGGCTTCGGCGCGCGCATGGCGCAGGGCGTCGGTGAGGTACCAGTGGCCGTCGATCCGTTCGACCGCGAGCTCTGCGGTGATGGCCTGTCCGGCCAGGGTGTACGTCAGGCGCACGCGGGCGTGGTCGCCGTCGCGCTCGATCAGGCTCTTCCGTGCGGTGCCCAGGTCGGCATCAAGATCGAGCGCGTAGGTCCGCAGGACCTGCTTGAAGCGTTCGAAGAAGGGACCCAGCCGTTCCAGGCTGCGTTCCATCCCGAGGTCGCGGAAGCGTTGCGGGCCGCCCGCCAGCCCGGTCTGCCGGGCCGCTGCGGTCAGCATCGGGATGGTCTGGCGCGCGCGTTGCAGGTCGCCCAGAGGTGCGCGCTGGCCCCAACGGCTGACCGCACCCACCAGTTGGATGTAATGCGCGCGCTCGTCCGGGCTGTAGTCGCCTTCGTTGCGCAGATATTGGGTGGCGAACAGCCCCAGCGTGGCCGCAGCGGAGCGGAGCTCGGCGCTCGCGCCGGAAAATTGGCGTCGGTAAACCGCCAGCAGCCGGCGATCGGCATCCGGAGCGGCCAGGGCATCTAGGAACGCCGGCAGCCGGTCGTCCAGGGGCAGTTCGGTCAGCGGCCAGCGCGTGCGGCCTTCCGCCCAGGCCACGTCCAGCCGGGCGTGCAGGTCCGGCGGGACGGCATGGCGCGACCAGGCCACCAGGTCGTTGTGGCGCAGATCGCGGATCAGCTGGTCGACCGCCAGCGTCGGTTCGGTCGGCGTCGGTTCGATCACCGGCGCAGGCGCGCGCTGGCAACCGGCAGCCACAAGGGCGGCCGCCAGCGTCAACGCAGCAGTGGCGCGGGCAATCGGATGCATGGGTGTGCGGCTCCCCCCAAGTCGCTGCCGGCATCTTGGCGGCCGACCGGGGGTGGAGCAAGCCAAGGTAGTCGCGGATTGGAAAACCCGCCGGAATATCGGCACGACGTCACTGAACTTAAGGTCAAAAAGTGACGCGATTGGGCCTAACCGACACTCAGAGTCGGAAACTGTGATCGAAATCTCGTTCAGCTTTGCGAAAACAGGCCCTTCACGCGCGCCTCACGAGCTCTGAACGGTTCTGCGACGGCTGGCACGGTTTCTGCTTTCTACGCAGGGACCCCCGGCATTGCGCCGGTTGCACAGCGCCAACCGCGCGGAGAAAACCCATGAAGCTCCTGAACACCGCCCTTGCCCTCGCCCTGTTTGCCGCCGCCCCGGCGGCGATGGCCGGCACCGCCACCGCCAACTTCCAGGTCTCGATCAAGCTGGACAACAGCTGCTCGATCGCCACCAACCCGCTGAACTTCAACACCCAGACCACGCTGGCCAGCAACGTCGACGCGCAGACCACCCTGACGGTCACCTGCGTCTCGGCCGGTCCGTACACCGTGGGCATCAGCGCCGGCGGCGGTACGGGCGCCACGTTCGCCAGCCGCAAGATGAAGCACGCCACCCTGACCGACACCATCAACTACTCGCTGTACGCCGAAACCGGCCGCACGAACGTGATCGGCGACGGCACCTCGGGTAACGTCACGCTGTCGGGTTCGGCCGCCGGTGCCACCGCCTTCACCATCTACGGCCGCGTGTTCGGCTCGCAGAACCCGAAGGCGACCGGTGACTACTCCGACACCGTCACCGCCACGGTCTCGTTCTGATGATCCTGCGCCGCACCCTGGTTGCCGGACTGGCCATCCTCGCCCTGACGGGCGGGGTCGCGCAGGCGCGCGGCCAGTTGCAGGCCCGCCAGACCAGCGTTGACCTGATGCCCGGCAATCGCGGCGGCAGGCTCATGCTCGGCAACGCCGGCGACAGCCCGGTGGCGGCGCAGATCCGTGTGTACCGTTGGACCCAGGACGGCAATGACGACGTCCTGGTGCCGAGCAACGATCTGACGGTCAGCCCGCCGGTGGTGGAAATCGCCGGTGGCGCGGACCAGCTGGTCCGGCTCGTGCGCAATTCCGATGCCGCTCCGCAGCGCGAAGAAACCTATCGCGTGGTCGTCGATGAGCTCCCGGGTGATCCGGCCGCTCAGCAGGGCAGCGCCGTCACCGTGCGCATGCGCTATCTCATTCCGGTGTTCGTGCGCGCAGTGGATCCCGCCCCGGCGGCGCTCGAATGCCACCTCGGTGCGGCCGAACTGGCCTGCAGCAACCGCGGCGGCGTCGCGGCCCAGCTCGGCGCCAGTCGCCTGCTGTCGGCCGACGGCCGCAGCGTCCAGATCACCGACGGTCTGCTGGGCTATGTGCTGTCAGGCAGTTCCCGCCGCTTTCCGCTCGACGCCGACAAGCTTGGCCCGGCGGCTCAGTGGAAGCAGCTCGAGGTCCGGCTGAACGGTCAGCCGGCGACGATTGCACTGTCGGCAGCGCCCTAAGGTCCGTCGCCTCGCGTATGCCCTGTCGGCCGCGATGTTCGTGGCCGTGGTGGGGCAGGCGCACGCGGCCATCGGCCTGAGCCCGGGCGACGAGAAGCTCTCGGCCGACCAGCAGCGCGCGCTGCTGGCGGCGCCGCAATCGCTGTACCTGGACATCGTCATGGATGGCCAGATCGTCCGTCCGCTGGTGCGCTTCGAGCGCTCCGGCGGAAACCTGTCGGTGGACGCCGCCGACCTGGACGCGATCGGCCTGCTGCTGCCGGCCGACGTGACCGCCGATCCGACCGGCCGCATCGCGCTCGACGCCATCGACGGCCTGTCCTACGCCTACGACGCGGCGCTGCAGCAGGTGGTGCTGGTGCCCGCGCCGGGCCTGCGTCGCGCCAACCAGATCGGCTACCGCTCGCCGACGCCGATCACCGTCAATCGGGACCAGGGCCTGGTGCTCGACTGGGACGCCTACACGCGCCGCTACGAAGACAGCCATACCGAATCGGTGGGCACGTCGCTGCGCTGGTTCGGCCGTTTCGGCAGCCTGCAGAACACCGGCGTCAGCCGCACCGGCGACCAGGACAACGGTTACCTGCGCCTGGACTCGCGCTGGATGATTTCCGATCCCCAGAACATGTGGACCTGGACCGCCGGCGACCTGATTTCCGGCGGCCTGTCGTGGAGCCGCCCGGTGCGCATGGGCGGTGTGCAATGGCGGCGCAACTTCAGCGTGCGCCCGGACCTCATCATCTATCCGATGCCGCAGTTCGCCGCCGACGCCACGGTGCCGTCGTCGGTGGACCTGTACATCAACAACGTCCGCCAGTTCAGCACGCAGGTCGATCCGGGCCCGTTCGTGCTCAGCGACTTCCCGCGCCTGGCCGGCGCCGGCCAGGCCACGGTCGTGGTGACCGACGCGCTCGGCCGCACCACGCAGACGGTGGTGCCGCTGTACGTGGACTAC
It includes:
- a CDS encoding Csu type fimbrial protein; its protein translation is MKLLNTALALALFAAAPAAMAGTATANFQVSIKLDNSCSIATNPLNFNTQTTLASNVDAQTTLTVTCVSAGPYTVGISAGGGTGATFASRKMKHATLTDTINYSLYAETGRTNVIGDGTSGNVTLSGSAAGATAFTIYGRVFGSQNPKATGDYSDTVTATVSF
- a CDS encoding fimbrial biogenesis chaperone, which gives rise to MILRRTLVAGLAILALTGGVAQARGQLQARQTSVDLMPGNRGGRLMLGNAGDSPVAAQIRVYRWTQDGNDDVLVPSNDLTVSPPVVEIAGGADQLVRLVRNSDAAPQREETYRVVVDELPGDPAAQQGSAVTVRMRYLIPVFVRAVDPAPAALECHLGAAELACSNRGGVAAQLGASRLLSADGRSVQITDGLLGYVLSGSSRRFPLDADKLGPAAQWKQLEVRLNGQPATIALSAAP